A single region of the Cinclus cinclus chromosome 10, bCinCin1.1, whole genome shotgun sequence genome encodes:
- the MUC4 gene encoding mucin-4 — protein MAETATSLYPFGVEGGDQEYVRRTVDFNSPLFKPEIGFPFGKSLRDALYFTDNGQIIFPPTDNYVPSNPNSPPWGFTGRESLPMVAAFWADADFSKGVGTTWYQEYSTLSSAQDPVVQDVEAKIEKYLKISYIAKWTLKVTWEKAPAYPSQRDDTQTSTYQAVLTTDGSRSFALLLYQDGGMRWDYTKLAAANVLIGFSSGNGYAQNNKLTQRPPAVKYRPDQHSSTGSDVRGLWIYRLDSRSRVNYRLQCLAWLDAEPAPATWNSQLPPCPCSRPQAELDPRYHWSRGAKDGPPRTSCRAGAWSPPALGAAMIPPAISGTEDTSVRMLRTVSPSPAGAGVRCLYRGGSLLEGWQERAWSLPFHTATDRELEAFDWCCRRVGKPLFCVRFAEKRPRVGCEGYVPPTPAGAFGDPHITTLDGLTYTFNGLGDFVLLLASHAQTSFVLHGRTAQTGMAQATNFVAFAAQYISNTTTTVEWSLGSQNDIQVLLNNETIQFSYSQDMGDEVYYSPGVLLVNTSSVTAVFDGTIAVSVSATSGILSVVCSLPDWYRNSTRGLLGVWDRDPTDDFQMPNGTSIPMNSSEEEIYSYGMTWAVGEHSLFAQPLDSPTLNFTPFFLSRLRQENESQYQLAALQCHGSRECIYDSLSTGSLTLGLTTQSLAADFQQRKTALNAFPPVITGDASITAFRTEKVKRQYHALGAGASFIPYLSPELNISENGTLIWEPRGIAPFTISLEAVGSNNISALLQLRFTLCRCSRSQECEYSNTVTLRGSSLQLAACRCESGYSGPFCQNPPDPCSQGCFPGVGCDPFSGCGPCPPGLTGDGQHCSDIDECAQGVECLGNSTCTNTVGSYICSCLASEQGERPGCGSACGYHSCPEGYCSNGGHCHLHPITCAPTCTCPPAFTDQRCQVAGGDFQPLPSTGLPQRSIQMRIRTLQNTTAEEVNSTVSAILDSLEVKAFQSNTNITQMTDSDGFTFVVVSEFAYDSRSTIIRFLNEELPAAITGAFNGRRGRREVGTGLLFQRLHQDNITDLVKLTVDELRDYFPCTLNGYKGYQLHYVGTIGFVCISPCKMGYCQHGGQCQHLPEGPTCSCLPFSIYSPAGAQCEWLAISLAAFLGILLGALALLCLLFAIACLALHLCRQHRHQHRGTKETLWRTRPFSSLTMAGEQAEPTLSHSLERCWKLQLQAIDPSVQIRIQRPHVVPPSQSPQQP, from the exons atggcagaaaCAGCGACCTCACTCTATCCCTTTGGCGTGGAAGGAGGGGACCAAGAGTACGTCCGGAGGACGGTGGATTTTAACTCACCCCTGTTCAAGCCAGAAATTGGATTTCCCTTTGGGAAGTCACTGCGAGATGCTCTCTAT TTTACAGATAATGGACAGATCATTTTTCCACCCACGGACAACTATGTTCCATCCAACCCCAACTCCCCTCCCTGGGGCTTCACTGGCCGGGAGAGCCTGCCAATGGTGGCTGCCTTTTGGGCTGATGCAGACTTTTCCAAGGGTGTTGGCACCACCTGGTACCAG GAGTACTCTACACTTAGCTCTGCCCAAGACCCTGTTGTCCAAGATGTGGAAGCAAAGATTGAGAAATACCTGAAAATCTCCTATATAGCAAAATGGACCTTGAAGGTGACGTGGGAGAAAGCTCCAGCATACCCATCCCAGAGGGATGACACTCAG ACAAGCACCTACCAGGCAGTGCTCACCACGGATGGGAGCCGCTCCTTTGCCCTGCTGCTCTACCAGGATGGTGGGATGCGCTGGGACTACACCAAGCTGGCTGCAGCCAACGTGCTGATCGGCTTCTCCAG CGGCAATGGCTATGCCCAAAACAACAAGCTGACTCAGAGGCCGCCAGCTGTCAAGTACCGACCagaccagcacagcagcaccggCTCTG ATGTGCGTGGGCTGTGGATTTACAGACTGGACAGTCGCTCCCGGGTGAATTACAGGCTGCAGTGCCTGGCGTGGCTGGACGCAGAGCCAGCGCCGGCCACCTGGAACAGCCAGCTGCCACCATGCCCCTGCTCCCGcccccaggcagagctggatcCCCGCTACCACTGGAGCAGAGGTGCCAAGGACGGCCCCCCCAGGACCAGCTGCAGGGCGGGGGCATGGTCCCCTCCTGCTCTGGGGGCAGCCATGATCCCCCCTGCTATTTCAGGCACAGAGGACACCTCTGTGAGGATGCTGCGCACTgtgtcccccagcccagctggagctggggtaCGATGTCTGTACCGAGGCGGGAGCTTGCTCGAAGGCTGGCAGGAGAGAGCATGGAGCCTCCCCTTCCACACTGCCACTG ACAGGGAGCTGGAAGCATTTGACTGGTGCTGCCGACGTGTCGGGAAGCCCCTGTTCTGTGTCAGGTTTGCTGAGAAGAGACCAAGGGTTGGCTGTGAAGGATATGTGCCACCCACCCCCG CTGGTGCCTTTGGGGACCCTCATATTACCACCCTGGATGGACTCACCTACACCTTCAATGGGCTTGGGGACTTcgtcctgctgctggccagtCATGCCCAGACCAGCTTTGTTTTGCACGGGCGCACAGCACAGACTGGCATGGCCCAGGCTACCAACTTTGTGGCCTTTGCTGCTCAATATATCTCCAACACCACCACAACA GTTGAGTGGTCCTTGGGGAGCCAGAATGACATCCAAGTCCTCCTGAACAATGAAACCATCCAGTTTTCCTATTCCCAAG ACATGGGTGATGAGGTCTACTACAGCCCTGGTGTCCTGCTAGTCAACACCTCCTCTGTCACAGCTGTCTTTGATGGGACCATTGCTGTCTCTGTCTCAGCCACCTCTGGGATCCTCAGTGTGGTCTGCAGCCTGCCTGACTGGTACCGCAACAGCACCAGGGGCCTCCTGG GTGTGTGGGACCGTGACCCTACAGATGACTTCCAGATGCCAAATGGTACCAGTATCCCTATGAACAGCAGTGAGGAGGAGATCTACAGCTATGGGATGACCT GGGCTGTTGGGGAGCACAGCTTGTTCGCTCAGCCTCTGGACTCACCAACACTGAACTTCACACCCTTCTTCTTGTCTCGGCTGCGGCAGGAGAATGAAAGCCAGTACCAGCTGGCAGCCTTGCAGTGTCATGGCAGCAGGGAGTGCATCTATGATTCGCTGAGCACAGGGAGCTTGACCCTGGGCCTGACCACCCAGAGCCTTGCAGCCGACTTCCAGCAGAGGAAGACAGCTCTCA ATGCCttccctcctgtcatcactggTGATGCATCAATCACAGCCTTCAGGACAGAGAAGGTCAAAAGACAGTATCATGCCTTGGGGGCAGGTGCAAGCTTCATTCCCTATCTCTCACCAGAGCTCAACATATCGG AGAATGGCACCCTGATATGGGAGCCCCGTGGGATAGCCCCATTCACCATCAGCCTGGAGGCTGTTGGGTCCAACAACATCTCTGCACTCCTCCAGCTCCGCTTCACCCTTTGCAGatgcagcaggagccaggagtGCGAGTACAGCAACACTGTCACTCTCAGGGGGTCTTCCTTGCAG ctggcagcctgcagaTGCGAGAGCGGCTACTCAGGTCCCTTCTGCCAGAACCCTCCGGacccctgctcccagggatgcttCCCTGGTGTGGGATGTGACCCTTTCAGTGGCTGTGGTCCCTGCCCACCTGGCCTGACAGGGGATGGACAGCACTGCTCAG ATATCGACGAGTGCGCACAGGGGGTGGAGTGCCTGGGGAACAGCACCTGCACCAACACTGTGGGCAGCTAcatctgctcctgcctggctaGTGAGCAGG GTGAGAGGCCAGGCTGTGGCTCAGCATGCGGCTACCACTCCTGCCCTGAGGGCTACTGCAGCAATGGGGGACACTGCCACCTTCACCCCATCACCTGTGCCCCCACCTGCACCTGCCCTCCAGCTTTCACTGACCAGCGCTGCCAGGTGGCAGGGGGGGATTTTCAGCCACTGCCCAGCACAG GTCTCCCTCAGAGAAGTATCCAGATGAGGATCAGGACACTGCAAAACACCACTGCTGAGGAAGTCAACAGCACT gtcTCAGCCATTCTGGATTCCCTGGAGGTAAAGGCTTTCCAGAGCAACACCAACATCACCCAGAT GACAGACAGCGATGGCTTCACCTTCGTGGTGGTGTCGGAGTTTGCCTATGACAGCCGCAGCACCATCATCCGCTTCCTGAACGAGGAGCTGCCCGCAGCCATCACCGGCGCCTTCAATGGACGGCGGGGGCGACGGGAGGTGGGCACGGGGCTCCTCTTCCAGCGCCTGCACCAGGACAACATCACCGACCTGGTGAAGT TGACGGTGGATGAACTGAGGGACTATTTCCCCTGCACTCTGAATGGCTACAAAGGCTACCAGCTCCACTATGTGGGGACCATTGGCTTTGTCTGCATCTCCCCTTGCAAGATGGGCTACTGCCAGCACGGTGGCCAGTGCCAGCACCTGCCCGAGGGGCCCACGTGCag CTGCCTGCCCTTCTCCATCTACTCCCCGGCGGGCGCTCAGTGTGAATGGCTGGCCATCAGCCTGGCTGCCTTCCTCGGCATCCTGCTGggagccctggctctgctctgcctcctctttGCCATCGCCTGCCTGGCCCTGCACCTCTGTCGCCAGCACCGCCATCAGCACCGGGG GACCAAGGAGACCTTGTGGAGGACACGGCCCTTCTCCT ctttAACGATGGCAGGAGAACAAGCAGAACCCACCCTCTCCCACTCCCTGGAAAGGTGTTGGAAactgcagctccaggccatTGACCCCTCAGTCCAG ATAAGAATCCAGAGACCTCACGTTGTGCCTCCAAGCCAATCCCCCCAGCAGCCCTAA